Proteins encoded within one genomic window of Formosa agariphila KMM 3901:
- a CDS encoding DNA-directed RNA polymerase subunit omega has product MDLKKINAPVNTITYNRNKVDEPTGNIYEAISIISRRADQINTEIKKELIEKLEEFATYNDSLEEIFENKEQIEVSKFYEKLPKPHALAVQEWLDNKVYYRNTDEDVQ; this is encoded by the coding sequence ATGGATTTAAAAAAAATCAATGCTCCTGTAAATACAATAACGTATAACAGAAACAAAGTTGACGAACCGACAGGGAATATATATGAAGCAATTTCTATTATTTCTAGACGTGCAGATCAAATTAACACTGAAATTAAAAAGGAACTAATTGAAAAATTAGAAGAATTTGCAACGTATAACGATAGTTTAGAAGAGATTTTTGAAAATAAAGAACAAATTGAAGTTTCAAAATTCTACGAAAAATTACCTAAGCCTCACGCATTAGCGGTTCAAGAGTGGTTAGACAACAAAGTATATTACA